The following are encoded in a window of Thermodesulfobacterium geofontis OPF15 genomic DNA:
- a CDS encoding MBL fold metallo-hydrolase, whose product MKIERLIVGPLEVCCYIVYSPETKEGIIIDPGDADPRILEKVKELDIKIVAILGTHAHADHVAGVEYLRKALKAPYLVHKLDEEFFKDPTNFSMFKSWGFTENPRADKVFEEGEAIEFGNEYLKVIHTPGHSPGSSCFYNEKHKVLFTGDTLFVEAVGRADLPGGNYFQMIESIQKKLLILPDDTKIYPGHDYGPKPTSTIGEEKENNPFLQEF is encoded by the coding sequence ATGAAAATAGAAAGATTAATAGTTGGGCCTTTAGAAGTTTGCTGCTATATAGTATATTCTCCAGAAACTAAAGAGGGAATAATTATTGATCCAGGAGATGCAGATCCAAGAATTCTTGAAAAGGTTAAAGAGCTTGATATAAAAATAGTAGCTATTTTGGGGACTCATGCTCATGCTGATCATGTAGCTGGAGTTGAATATTTAAGGAAAGCGTTAAAAGCTCCGTATTTAGTCCATAAATTAGATGAAGAGTTTTTTAAAGATCCTACCAATTTTTCTATGTTTAAATCTTGGGGTTTTACTGAGAATCCAAGAGCAGATAAAGTATTTGAAGAGGGAGAGGCAATTGAATTTGGTAATGAGTATTTAAAAGTAATTCATACACCTGGGCATTCTCCTGGTTCAAGTTGTTTTTATAATGAAAAACATAAAGTTCTTTTTACAGGAGATACCCTTTTTGTAGAAGCTGTAGGAAGAGCAGATCTTCCTGGAGGAAATTATTTTCAGATGATAGAATCAATTCAGAAGAAACTTCTAATTCTTCCTGATGATACCAAAATTTATCCAGGACACGATTATGGACCTAAACCAACTTCAACTATAGGAGAAGAAAAAGAAAATAATCCCTTTTTACAAGAATTTTAA
- a CDS encoding shikimate kinase yields the protein MDKIILIGFRCVGKTTIGKKIAEVLEWKFLDLDEEIQKKLGKTIKEIVEEKGWSYFRKIEKEEMKKLEELKEIVIALGGGSVLHQEEMENLLENSLVVWLYSSPEVIIKRIKEDEKTSFQRPALKNLDLEKEIFEILKERMPLYEKFSHFRIDTDNLNIESAVKEILEKLSQKRKR from the coding sequence ATGGATAAGATTATATTAATTGGTTTTAGATGTGTAGGAAAGACTACTATCGGAAAAAAAATAGCAGAAGTTTTAGAGTGGAAATTTTTAGATCTTGATGAAGAAATTCAAAAAAAATTAGGTAAAACTATAAAAGAAATAGTAGAAGAAAAAGGTTGGAGCTATTTTAGAAAAATAGAAAAAGAAGAAATGAAAAAACTTGAAGAATTAAAAGAAATAGTAATTGCTTTGGGAGGAGGAAGTGTGCTTCATCAAGAAGAAATGGAAAATCTTTTAGAAAATAGCTTAGTAGTATGGTTATATTCTTCACCTGAAGTTATAATAAAAAGAATAAAAGAAGATGAAAAAACTTCTTTTCAAAGACCAGCTCTTAAAAATTTAGATTTAGAAAAAGAAATCTTTGAGATTTTAAAAGAAAGAATGCCTCTATATGAAAAATTTTCTCATTTTAGAATAGATACTGATAATTTAAATATTGAATCCGCAGTGAAAGAGATTTTAGAAAAATTATCTCAGAAGAGGAAAAGATGA